Proteins encoded together in one Impatiens glandulifera chromosome 1, dImpGla2.1, whole genome shotgun sequence window:
- the LOC124912682 gene encoding NAC domain-containing protein 79-like — translation MDTRGKSSSNGKDGDGIVLLPGFRFHPMDEELITHYLSPKVIDRDFTAIAIGDVDLNQVEPWDLPRKAKMGEKEWYFFCLRDKKYPTGLRTNRATAAGYWKATGKDKEILGGQHQSIIGMKKTLVFYKGRAPKGEKTNWVMHEYRLEGEHSLQNLPKYVKNDWVISRVFQKNSSGKKIPYSHPTHVPCFSKLMEVQGICSSSNSMMNPPPMNSMYTSTSNPVQNWSNLQYPSLVMNIEMNNVNGISANYVEKNEVENGGVRNDDDRDDVKMNLSGQLDLDRMWFRY, via the exons ATGGATACTAGAGGGAAATCTTCTTCTAATGGAAAGGATGGAGATGGGATAGTTTTATTACCAGGGTTTCGATTTCATCCTATGGATGAAGAACTTATTACTCATTACTTGTCTCCGAAAGTAATTGACAGAGATTTCACTGCTATAGCCATTGGTGATGTTGATCTTAACCAAGTTGAACCATGGGATTTGCCTA GGAAAGCGAAAATGGGTGAAAAGGAATGGTATTTCTTCTGTTTGAGGGATAAGAAATACCCAACTGGTTTGAGAACAAACAGAGCAACTGCTGCTGGTTATTGGAAGGCGACAGGAAAAGACAAGGAGATTTTAGGGGGACAACATCAATCCATCATAGGAATGAAGAAAACTCTTGTGTTCTACAAAGGAAGAGCACCCAAAGGTGAGAAAACCAATTGGGTCATGCATGAATACAGATTGGAAGGAGAACATTCTCTTCAGAATCTTCCTAAATATGTTAAg AATGATTGGGTGATTAGTAGAGTTTTTCAGAAAAATTCATCTGGGAAGAAAATACCATATTCTCATCCAACACATGTGCCCTGCTTCTCCAAACTTATGGAAGTTCAAGGAATCTGTTCGTCTTCAAATTCTATGATGAACCCACCACCGATGAATTCGATGTATACATCGACATCGAATCCTGTTCAGAATTGGTCGAATCTGCAATACCCGAGTCTGGTTATGAACATTGAGATGAACAATGTGAATGGTATCAGTGCAAACTATGTTGAAAAGAATGAGGTGGAAAATGGAGGAGTTAGAAATGATGATGATCGTGATGATGTTAAGATGAATTTGAGTGGACAATTGGATCTTGATCGAATGTGGTTTCGTTACTGA